The following are encoded in a window of Clostridia bacterium genomic DNA:
- a CDS encoding signal peptidase II, whose product MNKLSKTRLIILTISIIVVGILIDQITKYIFHSLYLKGSLPIYFFGKVGFTFVENFGGAWSIFSNWEHKNIIFFILTILGIPFFAVMLYLARKKSLIGIIGFCGAISGTLGNAIDRLFRSKEIFYTGGVRDFISVGSWFPVFNVADMLLVCGVICVVLALFFFDDDCLFANFFKKHKAKLDENNNK is encoded by the coding sequence ATGAACAAACTATCAAAAACAAGGCTAATCATACTTACTATTTCTATAATAGTAGTTGGCATTTTAATAGACCAAATAACTAAATATATTTTTCATAGCCTTTATTTAAAGGGTAGTTTGCCTATCTACTTTTTTGGCAAAGTTGGCTTTACCTTTGTCGAGAATTTTGGCGGAGCGTGGAGCATATTTTCTAACTGGGAGCATAAAAACATTATTTTCTTTATTCTAACTATTTTAGGTATACCATTTTTTGCGGTAATGCTTTATTTAGCTCGAAAGAAGAGCCTTATAGGTATTATAGGTTTTTGTGGCGCAATTAGTGGTACGTTAGGCAACGCTATTGATAGACTCTTTCGTTCCAAAGAAATTTTTTACACAGGCGGAGTAAGAGATTTTATTTCTGTCGGCAGTTGGTTTCCGGTTTTTAACGTTGCTGATATGTTACTTGTTTGCGGTGTAATTTGCGTTGTGCTTGCGTTGTTTTTCTTTGACGACGATTGCTTATTTGCCAATTTCTTCAAAAAACACAAGGCTAAATTAGATGAAAATAATAATAAATAA
- a CDS encoding YggS family pyridoxal phosphate-dependent enzyme, protein MKDEIDKLLNNVRIASQGRAITIIPATKMQTVSTISSLSSYGFNTFGENRAQELLDKFGKVDVKWQFIGSLQTNKVKYIIDKVDLIQSVDSIRLASEIDKQSKRIDKIMPILIEVNIGEEEQKSGILLEQLDELINYVLQLANVNLVGLMTVMPIGASRQLYLDMASLFNSIRARLHKADFTVLSMGMSDDYVQAIECGSTMVRIGRAIFGERNYNK, encoded by the coding sequence ATGAAAGATGAGATTGACAAGTTACTTAATAATGTAAGGATAGCTAGTCAAGGTAGGGCAATCACAATAATACCTGCGACTAAGATGCAAACAGTTTCAACAATTTCTAGTTTGTCTAGCTATGGTTTTAATACATTCGGCGAGAATCGTGCGCAAGAGTTGCTTGATAAATTTGGCAAAGTCGACGTTAAGTGGCAATTTATAGGCAGTTTACAAACAAATAAAGTCAAATATATTATAGATAAAGTCGATTTAATTCAATCGGTTGATAGTATTCGTCTTGCTAGCGAAATAGATAAGCAAAGCAAGCGTATAGACAAAATTATGCCAATACTAATTGAAGTCAATATCGGCGAAGAAGAGCAAAAGAGCGGAATTTTATTAGAACAGCTTGACGAATTGATTAACTATGTCTTACAACTTGCTAATGTCAACTTAGTTGGACTTATGACTGTTATGCCAATAGGCGCTTCTCGTCAACTTTATCTTGATATGGCTAGTTTATTTAACTCGATTAGGGCAAGACTTCATAAAGCTGATTTTACCGTACTTTCTATGGGTATGAGCGACGACTATGTCCAAGCAATAGAATGCGGTTCTACTATGGTACGCATAGGTCGAGCTATATTTGGCGAAAGAAATTATAACAAATAG
- a CDS encoding ATP-grasp domain-containing protein, giving the protein MNETEIRNYLSTLTVGICYNVKKHVDTSTIDAEAEYDNITTVEAIKHSLELCGCAVELFEEDGAILDKLKESHIDIVFNIAEGHGGRGREAQVPAILNLYGISYTGSDETTLCVALDKALTKRVLCTYHIKTPKYFYASKDKPIKATGLTFPVILKPNAEGSSKGISEVSVVNNHKQLVEVVKHLFNSYHQDVLIEEYIEGREFTVGLLGNGKDVTVFEPMEIKFNKPTQDSYCVYSYTVKQIYEQYVQYVCPPELTEQQSKKIKQTAKNIFNILGCNDFARVDFRMANDGTLHFIEINPLPGLAPNYSDFPMLANFCGVDYDTLIYRILTTALKRLGKIG; this is encoded by the coding sequence ATGAACGAAACAGAAATTAGAAATTACTTGTCTACGCTTACAGTCGGTATTTGCTACAATGTTAAAAAACACGTTGATACAAGCACGATTGACGCCGAAGCCGAATACGACAATATCACAACTGTCGAAGCAATTAAACATTCGCTGGAATTATGCGGGTGCGCAGTTGAGCTGTTTGAAGAAGACGGCGCAATTTTAGACAAACTTAAAGAGTCGCATATCGACATAGTCTTTAACATTGCCGAAGGTCACGGCGGTAGGGGTAGAGAAGCGCAAGTTCCGGCAATTTTAAATCTATATGGTATTTCTTATACTGGTTCGGACGAAACAACGCTTTGCGTTGCGCTTGACAAAGCCTTGACTAAACGTGTGCTTTGCACGTATCATATTAAAACTCCAAAGTATTTTTACGCAAGTAAAGATAAGCCAATTAAGGCTACGGGGTTAACCTTTCCGGTTATTTTAAAGCCTAACGCCGAAGGTTCAAGCAAAGGTATTTCGGAAGTAAGCGTAGTAAATAACCACAAGCAGTTAGTCGAAGTAGTTAAGCATTTGTTTAATTCTTACCACCAAGACGTTTTGATTGAAGAATATATCGAAGGCAGAGAGTTTACCGTAGGTTTGCTCGGCAACGGTAAAGACGTTACTGTTTTTGAGCCTATGGAAATAAAATTTAATAAACCTACCCAAGATAGTTATTGCGTATATAGTTATACCGTTAAACAAATTTATGAGCAATACGTTCAATATGTTTGTCCGCCCGAATTGACAGAACAGCAGAGCAAAAAAATTAAGCAAACGGCAAAGAATATCTTTAATATTTTGGGTTGCAACGACTTCGCAAGAGTTGACTTTCGTATGGCAAACGACGGAACGTTACATTTTATTGAAATTAATCCTCTACCGGGTCTTGCCCCTAATTATAGTGACTTTCCAATGCTTGCAAACTTTTGTGGAGTAGATTACGACACTTTAATTTATAGAATTCTTACTACGGCTTTAAAGCGTTTAGGTAAGATAGGTTGA
- a CDS encoding DUF4118 domain-containing protein, with the protein MKKEIIKNSLIDLLILVLATLLAYAFDQSNIRRENILLIYVLAVLLILIISKKAVYGIVSGIFCVVLFNFLFTEPLYSFLIDDPNYIISLAIFLVVAVVISTLTTSLQKQIEISAENTKRIDLLYQVSKKLLLCKGIESIAQLEESILSDYLKREVSIMIGNGNEKFTVGNFLDFTENAPQIDYAIAYNLICGKNMPKFSQCEYVLFPISTKTGIFGVIAVNCAKSSLTNTQKEFVETNIAHAVTALEREQFAEISKNAKVEAENEKFRSTLLRSISHDIKTPLTSLSLGSGFLLDNFETADDAIKKSFLTDINTETERLNEFVDNLLSMTRLDDNKLCIDKKNEIVDEILSEICQRMSKRLLQHNLILRPNDQIMYVYADSKLLMQVLTNLIDNVIKHTPSGSDIELSYYKQDQSIVFEVADNGGGFKQDFADLFQDFASICNTKQDKGRGQGLGLSICKSIVNAHGGTISAFNNGKGATVKFNIPSKE; encoded by the coding sequence ATGAAAAAAGAAATAATCAAAAATAGTTTAATTGACTTACTAATTTTAGTACTTGCAACTTTGTTGGCTTATGCTTTTGACCAAAGCAATATTCGCCGAGAGAATATTTTGCTTATATATGTTCTAGCAGTCTTGCTTATACTTATTATTTCAAAAAAAGCGGTTTATGGCATAGTTTCAGGCATTTTTTGCGTAGTGCTATTTAACTTTTTATTTACCGAACCGCTTTACAGCTTTTTAATTGACGACCCAAATTATATTATTTCGCTTGCGATTTTTCTTGTAGTAGCCGTTGTTATTTCAACTCTAACGACTTCTTTACAAAAGCAAATAGAAATTAGCGCCGAAAACACTAAACGCATAGATTTGCTTTATCAAGTTAGCAAAAAATTACTTCTGTGTAAGGGTATTGAGAGCATCGCTCAACTAGAAGAATCAATACTAAGCGATTATCTTAAACGAGAAGTTTCAATTATGATAGGCAATGGCAACGAAAAATTTACCGTCGGCAATTTTTTAGATTTTACCGAAAACGCTCCTCAAATTGACTACGCTATTGCGTACAACTTAATTTGTGGTAAAAATATGCCTAAATTTAGTCAATGCGAATACGTTCTTTTCCCAATATCTACAAAGACCGGTATTTTTGGAGTAATTGCCGTAAATTGCGCTAAATCTAGTTTGACTAATACTCAAAAAGAGTTTGTCGAAACAAATATCGCCCACGCTGTAACCGCTCTTGAACGGGAACAGTTTGCCGAAATTAGCAAGAATGCTAAGGTCGAAGCCGAAAATGAGAAATTCCGTTCAACCTTATTGCGTTCTATCTCGCACGATATCAAGACGCCCTTAACCAGCCTTTCGCTAGGCTCGGGTTTTTTACTCGACAATTTTGAAACGGCAGACGACGCTATAAAAAAGAGCTTTTTAACCGATATTAATACCGAAACAGAAAGGTTGAACGAATTTGTAGATAATCTTTTGTCAATGACTAGGCTTGACGATAATAAATTGTGCATAGATAAGAAGAATGAGATTGTCGACGAAATTTTAAGTGAAATTTGCCAAAGAATGAGCAAGCGACTTTTACAACACAACTTAATTTTGCGTCCAAACGACCAAATAATGTATGTTTACGCCGACAGCAAACTTCTTATGCAAGTGCTTACAAATTTAATTGATAATGTAATTAAACACACTCCAAGCGGTAGCGATATTGAGCTAAGTTACTATAAACAAGACCAAAGCATAGTATTTGAAGTTGCCGATAACGGCGGTGGTTTTAAACAAGATTTTGCCGACTTATTTCAAGACTTCGCTTCAATTTGTAATACAAAACAAGATAAGGGTAGGGGGCAAGGGTTAGGACTATCAATTTGCAAGTCCATTGTAAATGCGCACGGCGGTACAATTTCGGCATTTAATAATGGCAAAGGCGCGACTGTAAAGTTTAACATACCTAGCAAGGAGTAA
- a CDS encoding RluA family pseudouridine synthase, giving the protein MKIIINNENNGQRIDVALANLLSYSRSRTAKIIAEGLVTVNGLTVDKSSKSVKEGDCVVYAEPEPQELGLLKQDIPIEVIFQDEYLAVINKQQGLTVHPTISNKSNTLVNALLFNFDDLSGINGVMRPGIVHRLDKDTSGLMLVAKCDKAHVDLAKQIQTKQCIRIYQAIVEGVIKDDSGTVDKPIGRSQTDRKKMAIDINGRQAITDYTVLERFDKNTLVKFQLRTGRTHQIRVHTKFLGHPIVGDKTYGFKNQRFSLAGQLLHSCYIEFTHPITKQRLSFASPLPTYFERVLNILRKESRQ; this is encoded by the coding sequence ATGAAAATAATAATAAATAATGAAAATAACGGTCAACGTATTGATGTTGCGTTAGCAAATTTACTTTCTTATAGCCGTTCTAGGACGGCGAAAATAATTGCCGAAGGATTAGTTACGGTTAATGGTTTGACCGTAGACAAGTCAAGTAAGAGCGTTAAAGAGGGCGATTGTGTTGTCTATGCCGAACCCGAACCGCAAGAGCTAGGTTTACTCAAACAAGATATACCAATAGAGGTTATTTTTCAAGACGAATATTTAGCGGTTATAAACAAGCAACAAGGGCTTACCGTTCACCCAACAATTAGCAATAAGTCTAATACTTTGGTAAACGCTCTATTATTTAACTTTGACGATTTAAGCGGTATTAACGGCGTTATGCGTCCGGGAATAGTTCATAGATTAGATAAAGATACTAGCGGATTAATGCTAGTCGCTAAGTGCGACAAAGCTCACGTCGACCTAGCAAAACAAATACAAACCAAACAATGCATAAGAATATACCAAGCCATAGTCGAAGGCGTGATTAAGGACGATAGCGGTACGGTTGACAAACCAATAGGTCGTAGCCAAACAGACAGGAAAAAAATGGCGATTGACATTAACGGCAGGCAAGCGATTACCGATTACACCGTGCTTGAAAGATTTGACAAAAACACTCTTGTTAAGTTTCAACTAAGAACGGGACGCACGCACCAAATAAGAGTGCATACCAAATTTTTAGGTCACCCGATTGTTGGCGACAAAACTTATGGCTTTAAAAATCAGCGGTTTAGCCTTGCGGGGCAGTTGCTTCACTCTTGTTACATAGAGTTTACCCACCCGATAACTAAGCAAAGACTAAGTTTTGCTTCGCCTCTACCAACATATTTTGAGAGGGTTTTGAATATTTTAAGGAAGGAGAGTAGACAATGA
- the mscL gene encoding large conductance mechanosensitive channel protein MscL — MEEKTVKSQKPHKEKKEKVNKPSKIKGFFNDFKKFITKGNIVDLAVAVVVGGAFGKIVSSLVSDIIMPLVGALIGRASVADLKWVLIAATAEKAEVAILYGHFLQMVIDFLIISFFIFLALRLLVKAKEIGVKVNEKVVTLIKEEKNTNHEIEEIAKAELVEEAKAELVETAKEQVKDQLLDEVKKEQDQAELVEVTQTEPITLEENIPAKPQQTYDLLVEIRDLLKAKQS; from the coding sequence ATGGAAGAAAAAACAGTTAAAAGTCAAAAACCTCACAAGGAGAAAAAAGAAAAGGTAAACAAGCCTTCAAAAATTAAAGGTTTCTTTAATGACTTTAAGAAATTTATAACAAAGGGCAACATAGTCGACTTAGCCGTAGCCGTAGTTGTCGGCGGAGCTTTTGGAAAAATTGTATCTAGTTTGGTTAGCGATATAATAATGCCCCTTGTAGGCGCTTTAATCGGTAGGGCTTCGGTTGCCGATTTAAAGTGGGTGTTAATAGCCGCAACGGCTGAAAAAGCCGAAGTCGCCATACTCTATGGACATTTTTTGCAAATGGTAATTGACTTTTTGATTATTTCGTTCTTTATCTTCCTTGCCTTACGGTTATTAGTTAAAGCAAAAGAAATTGGCGTTAAAGTCAACGAAAAAGTTGTAACCTTAATTAAAGAAGAAAAAAATACTAATCACGAAATTGAAGAAATTGCAAAAGCCGAGTTAGTAGAGGAAGCAAAAGCCGAATTAGTCGAAACAGCAAAAGAACAAGTAAAAGACCAGCTCTTAGACGAAGTTAAAAAGGAGCAAGACCAAGCCGAATTAGTAGAAGTTACTCAAACCGAGCCGATAACGCTAGAAGAAAATATACCCGCAAAGCCCCAACAAACCTATGATTTATTAGTCGAAATACGAGATTTATTAAAGGCAAAACAAAGCTAA
- a CDS encoding NAD-binding protein — protein MNKDKIIIVGSGKLGSRLASLLSEQGSEVIILDKQESSFARLDQSFSGYTVCCDALDQTALEKVGIKQAKEVIIATESDDTNLLLSHICFYIYNVPRLYVRLANADKGQLLNDTTIKPIYPFLLSVEKYLDIKGETI, from the coding sequence ATGAACAAAGACAAAATCATCATAGTAGGGTCTGGCAAGCTTGGTAGTAGGCTAGCTAGCTTACTAAGCGAACAAGGTAGCGAAGTTATTATTTTAGATAAGCAGGAAAGTTCTTTTGCTCGTCTTGACCAATCGTTTAGCGGTTATACGGTTTGTTGCGATGCCTTAGACCAAACAGCCTTAGAAAAAGTAGGCATCAAACAAGCAAAAGAAGTAATAATCGCAACCGAAAGCGACGACACAAATTTGTTACTTTCCCATATCTGTTTTTACATTTACAACGTACCCCGTTTATATGTAAGACTTGCAAACGCCGACAAAGGGCAACTGCTTAACGACACTACAATTAAACCAATCTATCCCTTTTTATTGTCGGTAGAGAAATATTTAGATATTAAAGGAGAAACAATATGA
- a CDS encoding TrkH family potassium uptake protein: MSTTQLLVNKPQVQGVKMLIGYLGMFMIPVGILCLIPLLILPFYPSEVIYARNYIIPGVSSIFIGFLLFLLIKGKQRAQLQRHQDAVLVTAIWAISILIGAIPIMMSGYNFTHAVFESTSGFTTTGLSIVDVDNSPKLLLLYRSLTHFFGGVGFVLIVFSIVSDKFGMQLYSSEGHSDRLMPNLLKSARTIMAIYSGLIALGTLAYCCFGMSLFDAVNHSIASLSTGGFSTRSTSLAYYNSAPIEIITVVLMFLGNANFLVLLNLVRCKIKNVVKHSETILVCIVMLLFLPILIYSATTFTDSFWMAVRVGLFQFTTALTTTGFQMLPDNSNFSGLPFIFNGVIILCMLIGGGAGSTAGGLKQSRVALMLKSVYFNFRDKLSNKNVIRTNLIYRVGEKVEVKKDDIAENYNFIMVYLLIFALGTIIFSAYGNNLTDSMFEVASSLGTVGISAGLTAPTAPPLLHWVSTTCMFIGRLEIFVVFVAISRMFTRKK, from the coding sequence ATGTCAACAACACAACTGTTAGTAAATAAGCCCCAAGTACAAGGCGTAAAAATGCTTATAGGCTATCTCGGTATGTTTATGATACCCGTAGGTATTTTGTGCTTAATACCTTTGCTTATTCTACCGTTTTATCCTAGCGAAGTAATTTACGCTAGAAATTATATAATACCCGGCGTTTCCTCGATATTTATAGGGTTTTTGCTTTTTTTGTTGATTAAGGGCAAGCAACGTGCTCAACTTCAACGCCATCAAGACGCCGTATTAGTTACGGCAATTTGGGCAATTTCTATTTTAATAGGCGCTATTCCAATTATGATGTCGGGGTATAATTTTACGCACGCAGTGTTTGAATCTACTAGCGGTTTTACTACAACCGGACTTTCTATCGTAGACGTAGACAATTCGCCGAAGTTACTTTTGCTTTATCGTAGCTTAACCCATTTTTTTGGGGGCGTAGGTTTTGTCTTAATAGTTTTTTCAATAGTTTCGGACAAATTCGGTATGCAGTTATATTCTAGCGAAGGTCATAGCGATAGACTTATGCCAAATTTACTTAAATCTGCTCGTACAATAATGGCAATTTATTCCGGGTTGATTGCGTTAGGAACGTTAGCTTACTGTTGCTTTGGTATGTCGCTATTTGATGCGGTTAACCATAGTATAGCCAGTCTTTCTACCGGCGGTTTTTCAACTAGGTCTACTAGCCTTGCTTACTATAACAGTGCGCCTATTGAGATTATTACCGTTGTTTTAATGTTTCTAGGCAACGCAAATTTCTTAGTTTTGCTCAATCTTGTGCGTTGCAAAATTAAAAATGTTGTAAAACACAGCGAAACGATATTAGTCTGCATAGTAATGCTGTTATTCTTGCCCATATTAATCTATTCGGCGACAACGTTTACCGATAGTTTTTGGATGGCTGTAAGAGTAGGACTCTTTCAATTTACCACAGCGTTAACCACAACGGGTTTCCAAATGTTACCCGACAATAGCAACTTTTCAGGTTTGCCATTCATTTTTAATGGTGTTATAATATTATGTATGTTAATCGGTGGCGGGGCAGGTAGCACAGCCGGCGGTTTGAAACAAAGTAGAGTAGCTTTGATGTTGAAATCTGTCTACTTTAATTTTCGAGATAAACTTTCTAATAAGAACGTAATTCGCACAAATTTAATTTATCGTGTCGGCGAAAAAGTTGAAGTAAAGAAAGATGATATAGCCGAAAATTATAATTTTATAATGGTGTATTTATTAATATTTGCATTAGGCACTATCATATTCTCGGCATACGGCAACAATTTAACCGACAGTATGTTTGAGGTTGCTTCTTCGTTAGGTACGGTTGGCATTTCGGCGGGTTTGACTGCGCCGACAGCTCCGCCTTTGCTTCACTGGGTATCGACTACTTGTATGTTTATAGGTAGACTAGAAATATTTGTGGTATTTGTGGCAATTTCTCGTATGTTTACTAGAAAGAAATAA
- a CDS encoding NAD-binding protein translates to MKIVIAGGNHEADYIVKMFKQDNNKLVIVNQDQTYCEYISKNNKIDCICGNPSSKRILDEIHIENFDLLIALTDNDATNYSICQMAKKLYLVKRCVCTVINPKNVELFKSLGIDGIICSTYLLAQTVKNHSQIDSLIKSLSIEDEKIAITELEVKANSVLVGKTLAELDLPTNINVSCIFRKPQVIIPNGQTAINGYDRLVIVCEPSKVDEVTRYVNNTTVSK, encoded by the coding sequence ATGAAAATAGTTATCGCCGGCGGTAATCACGAGGCAGATTATATAGTAAAAATGTTTAAACAAGATAATAACAAATTAGTTATTGTCAATCAAGACCAAACTTATTGCGAATATATCTCAAAAAATAATAAGATAGACTGTATTTGTGGCAATCCTTCAAGTAAACGCATACTTGACGAAATTCATATAGAAAATTTCGACTTACTTATAGCTTTAACCGATAATGACGCAACAAACTACTCAATATGTCAAATGGCAAAAAAACTTTATTTGGTAAAAAGATGCGTTTGCACAGTAATTAATCCAAAAAATGTCGAACTTTTTAAAAGTTTAGGCATAGACGGCATAATTTGTTCGACATATCTACTTGCTCAAACCGTAAAAAATCACAGTCAAATAGATAGTCTAATAAAAAGTTTGTCAATAGAGGACGAAAAAATTGCTATTACCGAACTCGAAGTCAAAGCCAATAGCGTATTAGTAGGTAAGACGCTTGCCGAACTTGACTTGCCAACTAATATCAATGTAAGTTGTATTTTTAGAAAACCACAAGTTATTATTCCCAATGGGCAAACAGCGATAAATGGTTATGATAGGCTAGTAATAGTATGCGAGCCTAGCAAAGTAGACGAGGTAACTAGATATGTCAACAACACAACTGTTAGTAAATAA
- a CDS encoding AAA family ATPase — MIVKLVTVVFDAEKLLNEPRGVYAIGAIKSLLKKLYTNIIIVDLGISKCAIKVFIGENAPCSKDKEIQSAILKELSDTCINTSPKIGVKETTFVPKEFLASTESHKDDKESDDFEDEEEDEEDEEVLDDFFTDEKTEKISNLDEVKQEVDNLVGCEEFKSLVNEIISVAPQIIKYKTINSFLSQHYLFAINQGCGLTTYLKLFASLLNALDIFNCDCDTVKEIKLPSPNKDTASQLVDSISSIESYAYSNKMVCIDISNWINQTNNIQFKQFLTDLSNLEKVVIVFRAPFIEADILENISRSIADILYIKNISFAPFNNEELNIFAKREIKAMGFEMEDDAVQILNERIFEEKSDGKFYGFKTVSKVINEMIYKKQLSNVTNKKDDVIIKKEDILTLATSNDGNNLSGEEMLGKLIGMKKIKAKVEEIVTQIEFSLRNKSVESPCIHMRFVGNPGTGKTTVARILGKILRERGILRNGNFFEYAGRDFCGMYIGETAPKTSSICRDAYGSVLFIDEAYSLYTGEKDSRDYGKEALTTLIAEMENHRNDLVIIMAGYQEEMQSLLKGNTGLESRMPYIIDFPNYSREDLFNIFMSMAGRNFEYEIEFKEVAKKYFDALPDDIINAKEFSNARYARNLFERVWGKAVTRAKLQKEEKMLLKCEDFKNATYEKEFSTLNDKKKRPIGFI, encoded by the coding sequence ATGATAGTTAAATTAGTTACAGTTGTTTTTGACGCCGAAAAACTTCTTAACGAGCCGAGAGGAGTATATGCAATAGGCGCAATAAAATCCCTTTTGAAAAAACTTTATACTAATATCATAATTGTGGACTTAGGAATATCAAAATGCGCTATAAAAGTTTTTATAGGCGAAAATGCGCCTTGTAGCAAGGACAAAGAAATTCAATCAGCAATTTTAAAAGAACTTAGCGATACTTGCATTAATACTTCGCCAAAAATTGGCGTGAAAGAAACTACCTTTGTTCCCAAAGAATTCCTTGCCTCAACCGAAAGCCATAAAGACGACAAAGAAAGCGACGATTTCGAAGACGAAGAAGAAGACGAAGAAGACGAAGAAGTTTTAGATGATTTTTTTACCGACGAGAAAACCGAAAAGATAAGTAATCTAGATGAAGTAAAACAAGAAGTTGATAATTTGGTGGGGTGCGAAGAATTTAAATCGCTTGTAAACGAGATTATCTCGGTCGCTCCTCAAATTATCAAATATAAAACAATAAATAGTTTTCTTTCGCAACATTATTTATTTGCAATTAATCAAGGGTGTGGTCTTACAACCTATCTTAAATTATTCGCAAGTTTGCTTAATGCGCTAGATATCTTTAACTGTGATTGCGATACAGTAAAGGAAATAAAACTTCCTTCGCCAAATAAAGATACCGCAAGTCAATTAGTCGACTCAATTTCTTCAATCGAATCTTACGCATATAGCAATAAAATGGTTTGTATAGACATTAGTAATTGGATAAATCAAACCAACAACATACAATTTAAGCAGTTTTTGACCGATTTAAGCAATTTAGAAAAAGTAGTAATTGTCTTTCGCGCGCCTTTTATCGAAGCTGACATTTTAGAGAATATTTCTCGCAGTATTGCGGATATTTTATATATAAAAAATATCTCATTTGCTCCCTTTAATAATGAAGAGCTTAACATTTTTGCAAAACGAGAAATTAAAGCTATGGGTTTTGAAATGGAAGACGACGCCGTTCAAATTTTAAACGAGCGTATTTTTGAAGAAAAAAGCGACGGCAAATTTTACGGCTTTAAGACAGTAAGTAAAGTAATCAACGAAATGATTTACAAGAAGCAATTAAGCAATGTAACTAACAAAAAAGATGACGTTATAATTAAAAAAGAGGATATTCTAACTCTTGCAACTTCAAACGATGGCAATAATTTAAGCGGAGAAGAAATGCTAGGCAAACTTATCGGCATGAAAAAGATTAAAGCCAAAGTTGAAGAAATTGTAACGCAAATAGAATTTTCTTTGCGCAATAAATCGGTAGAATCTCCCTGTATACACATGCGTTTTGTCGGCAATCCCGGTACGGGTAAAACTACCGTCGCAAGAATATTAGGTAAAATTTTGCGAGAAAGGGGAATTTTACGCAACGGCAATTTCTTTGAGTATGCAGGTAGAGATTTTTGCGGTATGTATATAGGCGAAACTGCCCCAAAAACGTCTAGCATTTGTCGAGACGCCTATGGTTCGGTTTTGTTTATCGACGAAGCTTATTCGCTTTATACCGGCGAGAAAGATTCCAGAGATTATGGCAAAGAGGCTTTAACTACGCTTATCGCCGAAATGGAGAATCATCGCAACGACCTTGTTATAATTATGGCTGGATATCAAGAAGAAATGCAGTCTTTATTAAAAGGTAACACCGGGCTAGAAAGTCGTATGCCGTACATAATAGATTTTCCAAATTATTCAAGAGAAGATTTGTTCAATATATTTATGTCTATGGCGGGTAGAAACTTTGAGTACGAAATAGAATTTAAGGAAGTAGCAAAAAAATATTTCGACGCTTTACCCGACGATATTATAAATGCCAAAGAATTTAGCAACGCTCGTTACGCAAGAAACTTATTTGAACGTGTTTGGGGCAAAGCTGTTACAAGGGCGAAATTACAAAAAGAAGAAAAAATGCTTTTAAAGTGTGAAGATTTCAAAAACGCTACTTACGAAAAAGAATTTTCAACTTTAAACGATAAGAAAAAGCGTCCAATAGGGTTTATTTAA
- a CDS encoding response regulator transcription factor, giving the protein MKILIIEDDKVINKFLTASLKANNYEVISADCGLLGISLFLTNNPQLILLDMGLPDIDGLEVVKQIRAKSAVAIIIVSVRNKEKEKVEALDAGADDFVTKPFNINELLARVRVALRKFTPPEQNNEFVLKDLFVDKDKRKVYVNSVEVHLTPIEYKMLILLIDNQGKVLTHSYIQAQVWGYAVSDDYQSLRVFMASIRRKLRDNSTLPKYITTEVGVGYRLLEE; this is encoded by the coding sequence ATGAAAATTCTTATAATCGAAGACGATAAAGTTATAAATAAATTTTTAACCGCTTCGCTCAAAGCTAATAACTACGAGGTTATTAGCGCAGATTGCGGGTTGTTAGGAATTTCTTTATTTTTAACCAATAATCCTCAACTTATTCTACTTGATATGGGTTTACCCGATATTGACGGGCTAGAAGTAGTCAAACAAATAAGGGCTAAGTCGGCAGTTGCAATTATTATTGTGTCGGTAAGAAATAAAGAAAAAGAGAAAGTCGAAGCCCTAGACGCAGGCGCTGACGACTTTGTTACCAAACCTTTCAACATCAACGAGCTTTTAGCTCGTGTAAGGGTAGCTCTACGTAAATTTACTCCACCCGAGCAAAACAACGAATTTGTTCTTAAAGATTTATTTGTCGACAAAGATAAACGCAAAGTGTATGTAAATAGCGTAGAGGTCCATCTTACGCCCATAGAATACAAGATGCTTATTCTTTTAATTGACAATCAAGGCAAAGTTTTGACTCATAGTTATATTCAAGCGCAAGTTTGGGGCTACGCTGTTAGCGACGATTACCAATCGCTACGTGTCTTTATGGCTAGCATAAGACGGAAATTGCGTGATAATTCAACACTGCCTAAATATATTACTACCGAGGTAGGCGTAGGCTATCGTTTGCTCGAAGAATAA